GTTCAAATCCTGCAGCGCCCATGTTCTCGCCGCGAGCCATCACGGCGAGCGGCGAAACTGGCCGCGAAGGATTTGAACGAGGGGAGACGTGGTTCGAAAATCGCACGCTGCGATTTTCGTCATCACGAAAGAGCGCTTTGCGCTCTTTCGAACGACAGCGCCGAGCCTTGCGAGGCGACCGTCTCCACGTAGTTCACAATCCTGCAGCGCCCATACAACTGCGGTGCGATAATCGCCCGATAGCGCAGCGTTCATCGATCGAACGGGCACAGTTCGTTCGAATCCAGCGAGAGACGGATCGACCAGAGGTCCGATGCGCCACGAGCATCGCCGCCCGCCGACTGGAAAGACTTCCGAAGCGTGGAAAAGACTGCCTTACGTCCGGGAGTCGAGTTCCTGATAGATGACGTGGCCGCAGGCCTTGCAGTGCGACGCGTCCGGATCGTGATGTGACAGCCCGCAGTGTGGACAGGTGACGTTGACTTTCTCCTTGGACGCCCACTCCCTGACGAATTTACTCGCCTGCCGTGGGATGACGATGATCGCGGCCAGGATCGCGCCGACCGTCACCCACCGACCTGCCGTCGTGACGGGGATGATATCGCCAAACCCCGTCGTCGAGAGCGTGATGACGGCGTAGTAGAAGGCGTCTCCGAACGTCGAGACGTCGGGATTCGACGCGGTTTCGACGCTGTAGAATACCGCGGCGGAGACGAACAGGAGGACCAGAATCGTCAACAGTAGCTTCGTGGCACGCAGCGTGTTGTCCGAGATCGTTCCGAAGAAAAACTCCGCATCGTCCGTAAAGCGGTAGAACCGCAGGACGCGGACGATCCGGATCGCACGCAGAAACCCGATCTGGAGCGCGCCGAGGGACACCGGAAGTGCGAACACGAAGAGCGTCGGCAAGATCGCGAGCAGATCGACCATCGTGTACCCGTTGAAAAATTCCGAGATTCGATCGGGAGCGCCGTACAGTCGCAATACGTATTCCACGGAGAAAATGAAGGCGATCCCGACCTCGAGACGCCAGAGCAGGGATCGGAACTCGGCGCCGATCGGGTACGTTTCGACGATGAAGATGCCGACGAACACCAGATTGAGCCCCAGCAAGGCGACGTCGATGATCTTCCCGGGGATCGTCCTGTGATCCAGGAGGTAGAACTCGACTAACTCACGGCGGTTCCGTTCGTCCGAAACGGATGCGTCGCGGCCCATATCCCGCATTGGAGCCACCCGGACATAACGAACGGGCCGTCACCACGCGGTGCGGTGAGGACTGTCGTCTATTCCAGAGGAGATTTTCGATGGACGCCCCCAGCCAGTCCACTGTCCTGCCACACTGAGGTACACTTTTCAGGGCGAGACGGCAATCGGTGAGCGATGCCGGGCCTCCTCGTGTCCCTCGCCCTCGCCGTCGTCGCGACGCTGGTCATCTGGAAGGGCAGCGGATACTTCGAGCAGGCCGCGGAGCGGCTCAGCAAGTACTACGGCTTGCCGGTCGCCGTCCACGGGGCCATCGTCGTGGCCGTCGGATCGAGTTTCCCGGAAATCAGTTCGATCGTCATCAGTACGGTCGTCCACGGCGACTTCTCCCTCGGGGTCGGCGCCATCGTCGGGAGCGCGATCTTCAACCTCCTCGTCATTCCGGCCCTCTCTGCCTTCTCGAGCGAGGACCTGGAAGCGACGCGGGACATCATCCACAAGGACGCGCAGTTCTACGTCATCAGCGTCCTCGTGCTATTCATCGTGTTCGCGCTCGGTGCGACGTACGTCCCGGGGGGCACGAACAGCGCGGCGATCCTGACGCCGGCGCTGGTCGTCCTCCCGCTCGCAACCTACGGAATTTACGTCTTCCTCCATCAGCAGGACGCCAGCGATCACGTGGCCAAGGACGCTCCCGACGTCCGCCCGCTGAAAGAGTGGGGAACGCTCGCGGTGGCGCTGCTGGTCATCGCCGTCGGCGTCGAAGGGATCGTCCGCGCTGCCCTGTCGCTCGGCGATATTTTCGGGACACCGACCTTCCTGTGGGGCCTGACCGTGATCGCGGCCGGAACGAGCCTGCCCGACGCCTTCGTCAGCGTTCGGGCCGCCAAGAACGACGACAGCGTCACCAGTCTCACGAACGTCCTCGGGAGCAACACGTTCAATCTCCTGGTCGCCATCCCCGTCGGCGTCCTCCTGGCGGGCTCGGCGACCATCAACTTCCTCGTCGCCATCCCGACGATGGGATTCCTCGCGTTCGCGACGCTCGTCTTCATCGTCTTCACCCGGACCGACCTCGAAATCACCGACCTCGAAGCGGCCGGGTTCGTCGGACTCTATGTGCTGTTTCTCCTCTGGATGACCCTCGAATCGATCGGCGTCATCGAGACTGTCAAGGGTATCTGATTGGGGCGAATCAACGGGCCGACCGCCTCCTCGTAGTTCACAATCTTGTAGGGTCACATTCGTCGCCAGATTTCACCGCTCAATTCTCCAGTGAATTACCGCCCTTCGAACTCCGGCTCCCGCCCCTCGATCCGAGCCTCGAACCCCTCGGTATAATCCTCGGTATCGGTCAGCGGCCCCGAAAGCGCCTGCTCGTATTCCAGCGACTCCTCCAGGGGCATATTCAGCGTGGCGTTCAGCACTTTCCGGGCTCGTTCCATGCCCAGCGGGGCGTTCTCGGCGAGCCGATCCGCCTGCGCCCGGGCGCGGTCGTCGACGTCTTCGGCGTCGCAGACCTCGTTCACCAGCCCGATCCGTTCGGCCTCTTCGGGCTCTATGAACTCCCCGGAGAGGACGAGTTCCTTGGCCTTCGCGAGGCCGACCAGCCGCGCCAGCCGCGTCGGTGCGCCGGCGCTGGGGAAGAGTCCCAGTTTCACCTCGATGACGCCGTACTGGGCGTCCTCGGAGATGATCCGGAAGTCCGCGGGCAGGGTCAACTCGAAGGCGCCCGCCGGGGCGGCGCGCTTGATGCCGGCGACGACTGGCACTCGGGCGTCGGCGATGACCTCGGTGACGTCGCCGAGGCCGACTTCGAGTTCGCCGCCCTCCTCGGCGCGGCCGGCCATCATCTCCAGGTCCATCCCGGCGGAGAACACCGGGCCCTCGCCGAGCAGCGCGATCGCGCGGACGTCCTCGTCGGCGTCGACCTCCTCGAACGCCGTCCGGAGGTCGCCCAGGACGGCCTGGTTCATCGCGTTGCGTTTGTCCGGTCGGTTCAGGACGATATCGGCGCGGTGCCCGTCGATCTCCAGCGTGACGTGTCCAGTGCCAACTTCTCTCATGACACCGGAACGGCGGCCGCGCGGGCCTTAACTCTACGCGCTCTGGCACTCCGGGCTCGGAGGTCGGGCGTCACTGCTCGGAGGCGTCGATCGTCGCCAAAAAATGGTGTGCGGTCGGCCCGAACCGCTACCTGCGAACCGCGAATCGCGAACTGCGAACAGCGACCCGCGGGGGCAGGGCGGTGGTCGTCGAGACCGATTCGTCAGGGCAGGCCGTTCAGGCCGATGTCGGCGCCCGCGTCGCCGCCATCGGTCTCGTTGTCGCCTGCCTCGTCGTCGACGTCGACGTCGGGATCGGTTTCGTCGTCGGCCGCGTCTTCCTCGTCCTCTTCGTCAGCCGCGTCTTCATCGTCGGCCGCCTCCGTCTCTACTTCGATGTCGTCGGTGTCGATTCCGTCGGTCTCGTTGGCGTCCGTGTCGTCGGTCGCGTTGTCGTCGGTGTCGTCGGTCTCGTCAGCCGCGTCGCCGTCGGGCTCGGGGACGATGTCGGGGCTCAGGTCCTCCGGACCGATGGGGTCGGTCTGCTGGAGGACCTGCAGGGTCTCGTTTTCGTCCTCGGCACCGATGGCGAGCAGCGAGGTCGCCTGTCCGCCCGTGAGGTCGGCGTCGACGGACTGGATGATCTCACCGTCGGCGCCGCCGGCACGGATGTCGAAGGTGTAGTCGCCCTCGGGGATCGTCCTGTACATCGAGGAGTTACCGAAGCTCACCGACTCGAAGACCACGCCGTCGGTCTCGTTGAGCGTCACCGTCACGTCGGGAGCGCCGCGAACCAGGTGCGCCAGGCGGACGGAGGCGAGCTCTCCCGGCGGCTGCGTCGCGTTGTCGAGCAGGACGGCCGGCTCGATCTCTCCATCGCCCTCGTCGAACTGCCCGGCGGCCGCGACGGTGTAGTTCCCGCGCTCCTCTGCCTCGAACGTGGTCTCGAGGACCACGCCACCCGGGTCCTCGGCCGCGACCATCACGATGGTGTGATTGCCGGCTTCGACCTCCTGGTACTCGACTACCGAACCGGGTTCGACCTCCTGGAGGACTCGTTCACCGCCGATGTACACGTCCACCGCGGGCCCGTCCGCGACCCCGTGGACGAGTCGGATCTGTGCGCCGGGCTCGTCTTCGTCCTCGTCGTCTCCGTCCTCCTGTGCGATCGCTGGAGCGGCCACGACCAGGCCGCCAACGGCGACTAAGACCAGCGTAACGATCAGCAACGTCGTTCTGCTGTGTTTCGAAACCATGCAACACCGTTCCACCACGGACCAACCCTTGGTTATAGGGAAAGTAGCAGACGCGGCGACTGTTGCCCCTGCTCGTAAGTGCAGCTAGTCGTGACTGTCGAATCGCGGACACACGGTGTCGACCCCCGGGCAGCGAGCCGGCGGGTGTCCGAAATCCTGACGGACGCCGACGGTGCCAGTGGCCCCGAACGACCGCCAAAGCCGGCGCTGAAGGGATCCGCAGCAAGGCTGTAGCCGGTGGTATGACACGTCGTTGCATCGGGCTGGATACGGTTTTGTTCGGCTTTCTATCCGCGAATCGACACTCGATCGCGGGGGTTCGGCGGCGGTTCGACTCACGGGGCCTGACTGTCGCTTCCGACGAGAACTGGTCGCGGCGTAAGCCGGGCCCGGATAGTCGCCGAGCCCGTGCGGTCGGTGACTGCCGCGTGGCGCCGGCCGGTCGACGGTACGGGCTGGATTACAATCTCTGCGGGACTCCGACGGGGGGATCGGACGAAGTGTATGTCGAACGGGTCTCTCTCAGACATCGACGTCGACTACGAGGAACCGGCCTACGAACAACCGGAGATCGACGCAGTCGCGCGCGAACTCGACGAGCGACCGCTCGCGGTCCGGGCCGCCATCGGTGCGCGGACGCGACGACGACTGCTCTGGCTCGGCCTCGGCTTCCTCGGCTCGCTCCTGGCGGGTCTTTTGGCCCTCGGCGTCCGGCCGAGCGATCCAGCGGCGATCGGTCGCGTCCTCGTCCCGACGGTGATCCTCGCCGCCGCCGTCTTCGAGACGTTCGATTCGGCGTCCGGGATGGGGTTCGGAACGGCACTCTCCCCGCTGCTGTTCTCGCTGGGGTATTCCCCGCTGGAGGTCGTCCCCGCTCTGTTCATCGCCGAGAGTACGACCGGCTTACTGGCCGGTGCGATGCACCACGAGTTCCGGAACGTCGAGTTCTCCGTTCGGCCCCCGCTCACGGAGGCGACCCGTGCGGTGGTCGTGTTGACGGCCGGCGGCGTCGTCGGCGTCGTCCTCTCGGTCGCGCTCGGGTATCTGGCCTTCAGTCTCCCGGCCGCGCTCGTCGAGGCCTACGTGGCAGTCCTGGTGATCTCGATGGGCGTGATCGGCCTCCTGCGCGAGTCCCTCCCCCGGTCGGACGTCTACCGGCCGCGACGGCTGGCGGGGTTCGCCCTGCTCGCCGGCGTCAACAAGGGGATCTCTGGCGGGGGCTTCGGCCCTGTCGTGACGCTCGGACAGATCTTCGCCGGCGTCTACGAGAAGACGGCGACCGCGATCACCTCGCTGGCCGAGGGGCTGGTCTCGCTGGTCGGTATGGCCGTCTACCTGGCGCTGTTCGCGGCCGGCTTCCCGATCAGTTATCAGCTGCTCCCCTCCCTGCTCGTCGGATCGGTGATCGCCGCCGTCCTGGCTCCCTACATCGTCCGCGTTCTGCCCGGGCGAATCCTGGGCCCGCTCATCCCCGCGTACGCGTTCGCCATCGGCCTCGTCATGCTCTTGCAGTACCTCTGAGGGATCCGGGCGGCGTAAAAACCGGTAGGCCGGGTAAACCGACGGCGGCGCGAATACGCCGTCGTTAACCGAATTGTACTTACCGCGTACTAACGGTCGCTTGGCGCTAGGCTCGGCGAAACATGCGACTGGTCACCGGCCGCCGGCGCGGACTCTCGGTCCCCGAGCGGAGTCCGATCCGGCTCGGCCCGGGATTCCCCCGCCCTCCCAAGCGAACCGGTCCGACAGCGTCCGCCGGCCCCCTCCGATCCGCCGCGGGATCGCTCCCACGATGAGACGGCGCGCGATCGTCCTGGCCGTCGCGGTCGCCGCGACGAGCGCCGGACTCGCAGTCGGCGTCCATGGCCCCGGAATCAGCGACGCCGACCCGACGGCCGGCGGTTTGCCAGAAGACTGCCCCGCCACCGACGCGACGACGGGGGATCCACACACCCAGTCGGACGAGTCGACCCCCTGCGAATCGACCGAGGCTGGGGCGATCGACTCGGCCGACGCTGACGGGGACGACGCCGGGCACGGCGACGGCGCGACCGATGCAGACGGGGAGGACGGTGTGCAAACACCCGCCGAAGGGCCGGACCAGACTCCCCCGACCGACGGCGACGAACCGCCGATCACCGGCGAACAGGGCGCGGAAGAACCAGCCGACGGAGCCGACGAACCGGCGGACGGAGCCGACGAACCGGTGGACGCGGGAGATGATCCGGCGGACGGAGCCGATGAAGCGGCTGCCGGCGGACAGGAGGAGGGGGCGCCGCCGGATACCGCCACGCAAGCGGAAGGAGCCCCAGCGCCCGCCGAACAGGATACCGAACCACCCGACGCACCCGACGATGGAGACCTGGCGGACGGGGATACGACGCCGGCAGACGGCGACGGAGTGTCGCCAGGAGACGGCGACGGAGCGCCAGCGGGCGGCGACGCTCCCGCACAGGGCGACGAACCGGATGGCGGGCCCGCTTCGCCCGCGGAGGAACCCGGTGCAGTGCCGACCGACGGCGCGGCGACTCCCGGAGACGGAACCGCTGGAACGCCTGGGGATGGGGCCGGCGGAACGGCCGGAGACGGAGCCGGTGGAACACCGGTCGATGGCGGTGGAACGCCCGGAGACGGCGTCGACGGAGTCCCGGGCAACCAGACCGGCCAGCAACCGTCGGTGGACGAGTCCGAGCCGGCCCCGACGCAGGCCGAACCCGTCGCCGGGGAGCCCGACCTGAACGCGTTCGCGCCGAACCGGACGGTCGAACCCGGTGAGAGCCGGCAACTCGCCGTGAGCGTCGTCAACTCGGGGATCGTCGAGGACGGCGGCACGGGCACCGACCCCGACGCCGAGGACGCGGTGACGACCGCCCGAAACGTCCGGGCGACGCTCACCGAGGACGACGCGCCGGTTTCGGTCGAGTCCGGCACGGTCCCGCTCGGCGACCTCCGGAGCGGGGCGGTCAGCCGGGCCGACTTCGGGATCGACGTCGACGAGGACGCCGACCCCGGCACCTACGATCTCGACGCCGAGATCGAGTACGAGTACACCGAGGAGATCGACGTGAACGAGAGCGACGCTGTCGAGGAATCGGACACCGTCCAGGTCGAACTCGTCGTCACCGAAACGGGCCGCTTCGCCGTCGAGTCGGTCGACGCGGGCCTGCAGGTCGGTGAGCAGGGCACGGTCGAACTCGACCTCGAGAACCAGGGCGACGCGGACCTCACGGAGGCGACCGTCGAGATCCGATCGCGGACCCGCGGCCTGCTCGTCGACGGGAGCGGTGGCCAGCCGGGCGCCGATGCACCCGTGGCCTCCCGGTTCGTCGGCGAGTGGGGCGCCGGCGATGACGTCTCCGTCTCCTTCGCCGCGACGCCGACCAACCGGTCGCGAACACAGGAGTACGCGCTCGAGGCCGTCGTCAGGTACGTCGACCCCGACGGCGACCAGCGGCGCTCGCGCCCCCTCTCCTTCGGCGTCACGCCCGACGAGGAGCAGGCCTTCTCGCTGGACGACCTCGGAGGCGATCTGGAAGTGGACGACGACGGAACCATCGAGGGCGAGATCACAAACGAAGGGCCGGGACCGGCCACCGACGCGGTGGTCCGGGTCGTCAGGGGCGGGGACGTGGCGACCGAGAGCGACGTGACCGCCGAACGCGGCCGGGAGACCGGGGACGGCGGGGGAGCCGATCGCGGCGGAAGATTCGACGAGACGGTGGTTGCCCAGCGCTCGTCGGCGTTCCTGGGCGACCTCGATTCCGGCGAGGACGCGGACTTCGAGCTTCCCGTCCGGGTGACCGAGGACGCCGAACCGGGCGAGCTGAGCGTCCGGCTGGTCGTCGAGTACCTGAACGCGGACGGCGATCCGCGGGCGAGTCGGGAGCTACGCGGGGCGGTCGAGATCGACGAGGAGGACGAGGCGTTCGCGCTGGAGGACGTCGACTCGGACCTCCAGGTCGGCGCGGACGGCACCGTCTCGCTCTCGCTGTCGAACGAGGCCGGCGACGACCTCACCGAGGCGCGGGTCTCCCTGACCTCCCGGAGCGACGCCCTCCGGATCGACGGCGGCACCAACGCCTCACGATTCGTCGGTGAGTGGGACGACGGGGACGAGGAGACCGTCGAGTTCGATGCCACGGTCGCGAACGACTCGGCGGTCGCCGAGTACCCGCTGACGGTCCGGGTCGCCTACGTCGACGGGGACGGTGACGAGCAGCGGTCCGACCCGATCAGAACCGGCGTCTCGCCCGACGACGAGCAGACCTTCGAGTTCGGGAACCTGACCGCGTCCCTGCGCGTGGGTGACCAGGGCAGCGTCTCCGGCCAGGTGCTGAACGCGGGCCCGCGGAACGTCTCGAACGCCGCGCTGGTCGTCGACACGGGCGACGACGCGATCTCGGCCGAGCGGTCGACCGTCCCGCTCGGCGATCTCTCTG
Above is a genomic segment from Halorientalis sp. LT38 containing:
- a CDS encoding ion transporter, whose amino-acid sequence is MGRDASVSDERNRRELVEFYLLDHRTIPGKIIDVALLGLNLVFVGIFIVETYPIGAEFRSLLWRLEVGIAFIFSVEYVLRLYGAPDRISEFFNGYTMVDLLAILPTLFVFALPVSLGALQIGFLRAIRIVRVLRFYRFTDDAEFFFGTISDNTLRATKLLLTILVLLFVSAAVFYSVETASNPDVSTFGDAFYYAVITLSTTGFGDIIPVTTAGRWVTVGAILAAIIVIPRQASKFVREWASKEKVNVTCPHCGLSHHDPDASHCKACGHVIYQELDSRT
- a CDS encoding sodium:calcium antiporter; the protein is MPGLLVSLALAVVATLVIWKGSGYFEQAAERLSKYYGLPVAVHGAIVVAVGSSFPEISSIVISTVVHGDFSLGVGAIVGSAIFNLLVIPALSAFSSEDLEATRDIIHKDAQFYVISVLVLFIVFALGATYVPGGTNSAAILTPALVVLPLATYGIYVFLHQQDASDHVAKDAPDVRPLKEWGTLAVALLVIAVGVEGIVRAALSLGDIFGTPTFLWGLTVIAAGTSLPDAFVSVRAAKNDDSVTSLTNVLGSNTFNLLVAIPVGVLLAGSATINFLVAIPTMGFLAFATLVFIVFTRTDLEITDLEAAGFVGLYVLFLLWMTLESIGVIETVKGI
- a CDS encoding enoyl-CoA hydratase/isomerase family protein gives rise to the protein MREVGTGHVTLEIDGHRADIVLNRPDKRNAMNQAVLGDLRTAFEEVDADEDVRAIALLGEGPVFSAGMDLEMMAGRAEEGGELEVGLGDVTEVIADARVPVVAGIKRAAPAGAFELTLPADFRIISEDAQYGVIEVKLGLFPSAGAPTRLARLVGLAKAKELVLSGEFIEPEEAERIGLVNEVCDAEDVDDRARAQADRLAENAPLGMERARKVLNATLNMPLEESLEYEQALSGPLTDTEDYTEGFEARIEGREPEFEGR
- a CDS encoding DUF4397 domain-containing protein, which produces MAAPAIAQEDGDDEDEDEPGAQIRLVHGVADGPAVDVYIGGERVLQEVEPGSVVEYQEVEAGNHTIVMVAAEDPGGVVLETTFEAEERGNYTVAAAGQFDEGDGEIEPAVLLDNATQPPGELASVRLAHLVRGAPDVTVTLNETDGVVFESVSFGNSSMYRTIPEGDYTFDIRAGGADGEIIQSVDADLTGGQATSLLAIGAEDENETLQVLQQTDPIGPEDLSPDIVPEPDGDAADETDDTDDNATDDTDANETDGIDTDDIEVETEAADDEDAADEEDEEDAADDETDPDVDVDDEAGDNETDGGDAGADIGLNGLP
- a CDS encoding sulfite exporter TauE/SafE family protein; its protein translation is MSNGSLSDIDVDYEEPAYEQPEIDAVARELDERPLAVRAAIGARTRRRLLWLGLGFLGSLLAGLLALGVRPSDPAAIGRVLVPTVILAAAVFETFDSASGMGFGTALSPLLFSLGYSPLEVVPALFIAESTTGLLAGAMHHEFRNVEFSVRPPLTEATRAVVVLTAGGVVGVVLSVALGYLAFSLPAALVEAYVAVLVISMGVIGLLRESLPRSDVYRPRRLAGFALLAGVNKGISGGGFGPVVTLGQIFAGVYEKTATAITSLAEGLVSLVGMAVYLALFAAGFPISYQLLPSLLVGSVIAAVLAPYIVRVLPGRILGPLIPAYAFAIGLVMLLQYL